The Deltaproteobacteria bacterium genome contains a region encoding:
- a CDS encoding PLP-dependent aminotransferase family protein has translation MKKYQITQASVPKGVIDLGVGQPQVELLPLKKIKRAADHQLSEANPEILQYGAQQGSDRLRVALAAFLSDACGLRMDREEILITAGISQALDLICTLFVKPGDTIIVEEPSYFLALRIFADHHLNVVGAPMDRNGLIVEGLEARVKKYRPKLVYTIPVFHNPAGVTLSEKRREALIRLSNQYDFLVVADEVYQLLSYGEKPPPPMAAFKGAEGVVSLGSFSKILAPGLRLGWMQADKKILERVSMCGLLDSGGGSNPFTAGIVASVIDLGLQKEILDGFKDTYKRRKAFFGKRLQERIPELDFRIPEGGFFIWARFKDGRDAGKLLVAAKQQRVGFQPGCRFSSVQGFNDYLRLCFSYYNRDDLEKGVARLAKAIAG, from the coding sequence ATGAAAAAATATCAGATAACCCAGGCAAGCGTACCGAAGGGGGTCATCGATCTCGGCGTCGGACAGCCTCAGGTGGAACTGCTGCCCCTGAAAAAAATAAAACGGGCTGCGGATCACCAGTTGAGCGAGGCGAACCCCGAAATACTGCAGTACGGGGCACAGCAGGGCAGTGACCGTTTGCGGGTGGCGCTGGCGGCATTTCTAAGTGACGCTTGCGGTCTGCGCATGGATAGGGAAGAGATATTGATAACCGCGGGGATTTCCCAAGCCTTGGACCTGATATGCACCCTCTTCGTCAAACCGGGGGACACCATCATCGTCGAGGAACCTTCCTATTTTCTCGCCCTGCGAATTTTTGCCGATCACCACCTCAACGTCGTCGGCGCACCCATGGACCGCAACGGCCTGATCGTTGAGGGACTGGAAGCGAGGGTGAAAAAATACCGCCCCAAGCTGGTTTACACCATTCCGGTGTTCCACAACCCCGCAGGCGTAACCCTTTCCGAGAAAAGGCGTGAAGCGTTGATTCGGTTGAGCAACCAATACGATTTCCTGGTTGTTGCAGACGAGGTTTACCAACTGCTTTCCTACGGGGAGAAGCCTCCTCCTCCCATGGCTGCTTTTAAAGGTGCCGAGGGTGTGGTTTCACTGGGATCGTTTTCGAAGATTCTGGCGCCGGGACTCAGGCTGGGGTGGATGCAGGCCGATAAAAAAATCCTGGAGCGCGTTTCGATGTGCGGTCTTTTGGACAGCGGCGGCGGATCGAACCCGTTCACTGCCGGCATCGTTGCCAGTGTGATCGACCTTGGCCTGCAAAAGGAAATACTAGATGGTTTCAAGGATACCTACAAAAGGCGCAAGGCGTTTTTTGGGAAGCGGCTGCAGGAAAGGATTCCGGAACTCGATTTTCGGATACCGGAGGGCGGGTTTTTCATCTGGGCCCGATTCAAGGACGGAAGGGATGCGGGAAAACTCCTGGTCGCGGCAAAACAACAGCGGGTCGGATTTCAACCGGGCTGCCGTTTTTCCAG
- a CDS encoding glutamine amidotransferase, producing the protein MKPVLIIKLGDSLPELVEYKGDFEDWLMAPMHAASLETHVVDPRRGTELPPPEAFAGILLTGSHAMVTDSESWSRRTAAWLPGAVRSGPPLLGVCYGHQLLAEAMGGTVGNHPRGTEMGTVTVGLTAGAGNDPLMQTLPQNLPAHASHSQTVITLPPEAVLLASNAWEAHHAFSIGDCAWGIQFHPEFDAAIMSTYIKAFSAALKKQGQNTERLLKHVQETPDSRRVLERFAQIVLEKERGR; encoded by the coding sequence ATGAAACCTGTACTGATTATCAAACTTGGCGACAGCCTCCCTGAACTCGTTGAATACAAAGGGGACTTTGAAGACTGGCTTATGGCGCCCATGCACGCGGCCTCCCTGGAAACGCATGTCGTCGACCCCCGACGGGGGACGGAACTGCCGCCGCCGGAAGCGTTCGCGGGGATTCTGCTGACCGGATCCCATGCCATGGTCACCGACAGCGAATCGTGGAGCCGCAGAACCGCCGCCTGGTTGCCCGGGGCCGTTCGCTCCGGCCCGCCGCTGTTAGGCGTGTGCTACGGCCACCAGCTGCTGGCGGAAGCCATGGGTGGAACCGTCGGCAATCATCCGCGTGGTACGGAGATGGGAACCGTAACTGTCGGCCTGACGGCCGGGGCCGGCAACGACCCCCTCATGCAAACGCTTCCTCAAAACCTGCCGGCGCATGCCAGTCACTCGCAAACCGTGATTACCCTGCCGCCGGAAGCCGTTCTGCTGGCGTCCAACGCCTGGGAAGCCCATCACGCCTTTTCCATCGGCGACTGCGCCTGGGGTATCCAGTTCCACCCCGAGTTCGATGCCGCCATCATGTCCACCTACATCAAAGCGTTTAGCGCCGCCCTGAAAAAACAGGGCCAAAACACCGAGAGGTTGCTGAAACACGTGCAGGAAACCCCCGACAGCCGGAGAGTGCTGGAACGGTTTGCGCAGATCGTCCTGGAAAAAGAAAGGGGCAGATAA
- a CDS encoding DUF6398 domain-containing protein, producing the protein MTSESNDLYPDKGAREDGATRPGKGEKTATAEGGSTTEAYDAIAYDVRVNAIKHLIEAFGERHLTREYTTYALNLCDKVSLTPDLDILRGQKSIWAAALVHVMARLNLLFDTNSDVVLTPALICSHFKTVKSTVGNRASQIQKVCGLVPGARGFCRQEKADVKPGGSKQMNLFND; encoded by the coding sequence ATGACCAGCGAATCCAATGATCTCTATCCGGACAAAGGCGCAAGAGAAGACGGCGCAACCCGCCCCGGCAAAGGGGAAAAAACTGCAACCGCAGAAGGAGGCTCGACGACGGAAGCCTATGACGCCATCGCCTATGACGTTCGGGTCAATGCCATCAAGCACCTGATAGAAGCTTTCGGCGAAAGGCATCTCACGCGTGAATACACCACCTACGCCCTCAATCTCTGCGACAAGGTTTCGTTGACGCCGGACCTGGACATTCTGCGGGGTCAAAAGTCAATCTGGGCGGCCGCCCTTGTCCACGTCATGGCACGGCTGAATCTGCTTTTCGACACCAATAGCGACGTGGTCCTGACGCCGGCGTTGATCTGTTCACATTTCAAAACGGTCAAATCGACGGTCGGGAATCGGGCCTCGCAGATCCAAAAAGTGTGCGGGCTTGTCCCGGGCGCAAGAGGTTTCTGCCGACAGGAAAAAGCGGATGTCAAACCCGGCGGCAGCAAACAGATGAATTTGTTTAACGATTAA
- a CDS encoding sugar phosphate isomerase/epimerase, which translates to MKITSRQQSILKYVQVNIPLRMLVESYFPLFRDNGINPEIGIDADVLEHRTRFDFEKISRSLAAYGPRITMHGPFIDLSAGSKDPRIREITRKRLEQFLEIVPFFKPVTVVCHAGYDAKRYAFFKEEWIENSLLLWSWFAGKLNKNGVRLMLENVYEKNPLEMQMLLDRLRRKHVGLCLDTGHLWSFGQSTPEIWIDTLGEFIGQFHLHDNDRTFDHHLGMGSGNIDFEPVWRFIGSTTHDPPVVTLEPHTQKDLINSLVYLEPYADLLHRLS; encoded by the coding sequence GTGAAGATCACAAGCAGACAACAATCGATACTCAAATACGTTCAGGTTAACATCCCGCTGCGGATGCTGGTCGAATCATACTTTCCGCTTTTTAGGGATAACGGTATCAACCCTGAAATCGGCATCGATGCGGATGTTCTGGAGCATCGCACCCGGTTTGACTTCGAAAAGATCTCTCGTTCCCTGGCCGCTTATGGCCCCCGCATCACCATGCACGGCCCCTTCATCGACTTGTCGGCCGGCTCCAAGGACCCCCGTATCAGGGAGATCACGCGTAAACGGCTGGAACAGTTTCTTGAAATCGTACCGTTTTTCAAACCCGTCACAGTGGTTTGCCATGCCGGTTATGATGCAAAGCGCTATGCGTTTTTCAAAGAAGAATGGATCGAAAACAGTCTGCTGTTATGGTCCTGGTTCGCCGGGAAGCTGAACAAAAACGGTGTTCGCCTGATGCTGGAGAACGTGTACGAAAAGAATCCTTTGGAAATGCAAATGCTGCTGGACAGACTCCGGCGCAAACATGTCGGTCTCTGCCTGGACACAGGGCATCTGTGGTCTTTCGGTCAATCCACGCCCGAAATCTGGATCGACACCCTCGGTGAGTTTATCGGCCAGTTTCACCTGCATGACAACGACCGCACTTTCGACCACCACTTGGGAATGGGGTCGGGCAACATCGATTTCGAGCCGGTCTGGCGTTTCATCGGGTCAACGACACACGATCCCCCGGTTGTCACCTTGGAACCGCACACGCAAAAAGACCTGATAAACAGTCTGGTGTACCTGGAGCCGTATGCCGACCTGCTGCACCGGTTGTCATAA